From the Micromonospora echinospora genome, the window CTCCTGGAACACCTGGTACTGGGACCAGCTGCTGGCGACCGGCCCGGACGGCGAACGCGTCACCGACCCGGACCGGTTCTACCGGTACCTGCACACCCGGGCCGCCGACGTCTACCTGCTCCAGGAGTACCTCTACATCGACACGGTGGACTACGACCCGATCCGGCTGGACGACCTGGCCCGGATCCGCCGGGAGTTCCCCGGCTACCACGTGGCGGTCTCCGGCGAGCTGGTGACGATCTCCCGGTACCCGATCGTCGGCGACCACCCGCTCGACCTGCGGCCCTGGTTGGCGCGACGCTGGTCCGACCTGCCGCCCGCCGACTCGTCGTTGCCGGCGTACCACACGGTCAAGACGCTCCGCACCGACCTGCTCGTCGGCGGCCGGGTGCTCTCGGTCTACAACGCGCACCTGCACGTCCCGCCGGTCGGGCTGCCGGCCCGGCACCCGGACACCGCCGACGACGGACTCGCCCGGCACGACCTGCGCCGGGCCGGATACCGGGCGATCGCCGCCGACGTCGACGGCAATCCGCACCCGGTCCTGCTGGCCGGCGACCTGAACACGTCACCGGCGATGGGGCTGCTCCACGCGCTGCCGGACCG encodes:
- a CDS encoding endonuclease/exonuclease/phosphatase family protein; the protein is MTAVDVAAPGTRRWGRRAVWTAAGSWLLLVAAHRVLSGRAWWWNLPDLLPPLLFAVVPVLLLALVPLARRDTAAGTARARTAGAALALGALALGWPAAGVNAAALWHRPPPAPPDALRIFSWNTWYWDQLLATGPDGERVTDPDRFYRYLHTRAADVYLLQEYLYIDTVDYDPIRLDDLARIRREFPGYHVAVSGELVTISRYPIVGDHPLDLRPWLARRWSDLPPADSSLPAYHTVKTLRTDLLVGGRVLSVYNAHLHVPPVGLPARHPDTADDGLARHDLRRAGYRAIAADVDGNPHPVLLAGDLNTSPAMGLLHALPDRLVDATGALDSAYPVSWARYGLPLWRLDWVFASPDVAVHRYRMVAPDGLSDHHGQHVVVSLRPRHEA